One genomic region from Pseudoduganella dura encodes:
- a CDS encoding TonB-dependent receptor domain-containing protein, producing MKSAVLRRLPLASALFSTLYSGLYAGAASPAFAQEAEPLQTVVVTASTQEQTVRDAPASISVLTRADIEKRPVLEVAELLGTIEGVSLSRSGNQVPGVQLRGLGAAYTLFLVDGKRVNSTSASFRGNDYDTGWVPTTEIERIEVVRGPMSSLYGSDAIGGVVNIITRKVGKTWRGSVKLDAVAPRDDEAGDTRSASVSASGPLIPDVLGLRVSAGYDKRDGDGRVNAPVNGVAQAGMPLIANRQYGALLSWLPATGHEVKLGYDTSRRDHGGFILERDAGSLSHTGRYAFGRSDISINLDKTRNLVGTVTGQTNPNEARNDTINGKLVLPWDAAGHTLTVGGEARREKLHDPANVTGLPGTPGFRSNPNIAVKQEALFVEDEIALPGDVRLTLGDRYDHHENFGGHHSPRAYAVWHAAPAWTVKGGWARAFRAPTLLQGSASWGSVSCGSATVGCYIIGSPDLKPETSTSKELGILYERGRLAGGVTAFHNKLRDMIDITSRTSDRALAPSYDNFKGFLPDGRPVFAYQNIASVRTRGVEASLRATLTDTLVGRLNYTYTDTKNTSGATPLPLVYRPRMNANASLDWQPAQAWNTSATLRYIGEQYLNVPSSGVNLLRKGGYTVADLSAAYRAGRYTVSGGVLNVDDRGTQRDVSADFNEQGRRLFVSLLAKF from the coding sequence ATGAAATCCGCAGTCCTTCGCCGCCTGCCGCTGGCCAGCGCCCTGTTTTCAACCCTGTACTCGGGCCTGTATGCCGGGGCGGCATCGCCCGCCTTCGCCCAGGAAGCCGAACCGCTCCAGACCGTGGTGGTGACGGCTTCCACGCAGGAGCAGACCGTGCGCGATGCGCCGGCCAGCATCTCGGTGCTGACCCGCGCCGACATCGAGAAGCGACCCGTGCTCGAAGTGGCTGAATTGCTCGGCACGATCGAAGGGGTATCCTTGTCGCGCAGCGGCAACCAGGTGCCCGGCGTGCAGCTGCGCGGGCTGGGCGCGGCATACACGCTGTTCCTTGTCGACGGCAAGCGCGTCAATTCCACCAGCGCCAGCTTCCGCGGCAACGACTACGACACCGGCTGGGTGCCCACGACCGAGATCGAACGGATCGAGGTGGTGCGCGGGCCGATGTCGTCGCTGTATGGTTCGGATGCGATCGGCGGCGTGGTCAACATCATCACGCGCAAGGTCGGCAAGACATGGCGCGGCAGCGTCAAGCTCGATGCCGTGGCGCCGCGCGACGACGAGGCCGGCGATACCCGCTCGGCCAGCGTCAGCGCCAGCGGTCCGCTGATCCCGGACGTGCTGGGCCTGCGCGTTTCCGCAGGCTACGACAAGCGCGACGGCGATGGCCGGGTCAACGCGCCCGTCAATGGCGTGGCGCAGGCGGGCATGCCGCTGATCGCCAACCGGCAGTACGGCGCGCTGCTGTCCTGGCTGCCTGCCACCGGCCACGAGGTCAAGCTGGGTTACGACACCAGCCGGCGCGACCACGGCGGCTTCATCCTGGAACGCGATGCCGGCTCGCTGAGCCACACGGGCCGTTACGCCTTTGGCCGCTCCGACATCTCGATCAACCTGGACAAGACGCGGAACCTGGTCGGCACCGTCACCGGGCAGACCAACCCGAACGAGGCGCGCAACGACACGATCAACGGCAAGCTGGTGCTGCCATGGGACGCGGCCGGCCACACGCTGACCGTGGGCGGCGAGGCGCGGCGCGAAAAGCTGCACGATCCCGCCAACGTCACCGGCCTGCCCGGCACGCCGGGCTTCCGGAGCAACCCGAATATCGCGGTGAAACAGGAAGCCCTGTTCGTCGAGGATGAAATCGCGCTGCCGGGCGACGTGCGCCTGACGCTGGGCGACCGCTACGACCACCACGAGAACTTCGGCGGCCACCACAGCCCGCGCGCCTATGCCGTGTGGCACGCGGCACCGGCGTGGACGGTCAAGGGCGGCTGGGCACGGGCCTTCCGCGCCCCGACGCTGCTGCAGGGCTCCGCCAGCTGGGGCTCGGTATCGTGCGGCAGCGCCACCGTGGGCTGCTACATCATCGGCAGCCCGGACCTGAAGCCGGAAACGAGCACCAGCAAGGAGCTGGGCATCCTGTACGAACGGGGCAGGCTGGCCGGCGGCGTGACGGCGTTCCACAACAAGCTAAGGGACATGATCGACATCACCAGCCGCACGTCCGACCGCGCGCTGGCCCCGTCGTATGACAATTTCAAGGGCTTCCTGCCCGACGGCCGGCCCGTGTTCGCCTACCAGAACATCGCCAGCGTGCGCACCCGCGGGGTCGAGGCGAGCCTGCGGGCGACCTTGACGGACACGCTGGTCGGCCGCCTCAACTACACGTACACGGACACGAAAAACACGAGCGGCGCCACGCCCCTGCCGCTCGTCTATCGGCCGCGCATGAATGCCAACGCGTCGCTCGACTGGCAGCCGGCGCAGGCATGGAACACGTCGGCCACCTTGCGCTACATCGGCGAACAGTACCTGAACGTGCCCTCCAGCGGCGTGAACCTGCTGCGCAAGGGCGGCTACACGGTGGCCGACCTGTCGGCGGCATACCGCGCGGGCCGGTACACCGTCAGCGGCGGCGTGCTGAACGTTGACGACCGGGGCACGCAACGCGACGTGTCGGCCGATTTCAACGAACAGGGCCGGCGGCTGTTCGTGTCGCTGCTGGCGAAATTCTGA
- a CDS encoding helix-turn-helix transcriptional regulator: protein MIETGKTAAHACGSTRYVTRADLVRSAAMLGAAYTFNDSAPADERVLHGQFDTLRLRPGLILHAACVQDLRTMATSNQLDPGVKIVLLVDGATDLSFGHHRFQLGPCGADPAQRGGGALVNLAEEDLFSRRWQAGRAERKVSLTLTPEWMEEGGLATHGDHGALRAFCREHLSRRPWTLSARARGLARQILEPASFLPGLERLRLEARCIELAAEALGAIGDAGPARGGLRAVDRRRLCRLEELLRAAGNAEMSMAGIARELGTNPVSLQALTRQAWGCSVFGRLRTLRLERARDALLDGASVGEAAAVAGYAAATNFATAYRKHFGTTPRQAARTRTDCEFVAMAR from the coding sequence ATGATTGAGACCGGAAAAACCGCCGCGCACGCGTGCGGCAGCACACGGTATGTCACCAGGGCCGACCTGGTGCGCAGCGCGGCGATGCTGGGCGCCGCCTACACGTTCAACGACAGCGCGCCGGCCGACGAACGGGTCCTGCACGGGCAGTTCGACACGCTCAGGCTGCGCCCCGGCCTGATCCTGCATGCCGCCTGCGTGCAGGACCTGCGGACGATGGCCACCAGCAACCAGCTCGATCCCGGCGTGAAGATCGTGCTGCTGGTCGATGGCGCCACCGACCTGTCGTTCGGCCATCACCGCTTCCAGCTGGGGCCTTGCGGCGCCGATCCGGCCCAGCGGGGCGGCGGCGCGCTGGTCAACCTGGCCGAGGAAGACCTGTTCTCCCGACGCTGGCAGGCCGGCCGCGCGGAACGCAAGGTCAGCCTGACGCTGACGCCGGAGTGGATGGAAGAAGGCGGACTGGCCACCCACGGCGACCATGGGGCGCTGCGCGCATTCTGCCGCGAACATCTGTCGCGCCGGCCGTGGACACTGTCGGCGCGGGCACGCGGGCTGGCGCGACAGATCCTCGAGCCGGCATCGTTCCTGCCGGGACTGGAGCGCCTGCGACTGGAAGCGCGCTGCATCGAACTGGCCGCCGAAGCACTGGGCGCGATCGGCGATGCGGGGCCTGCCAGGGGCGGGCTGCGCGCTGTCGACCGGCGGCGCCTGTGCCGGCTGGAAGAGCTGCTGCGTGCCGCCGGCAATGCGGAAATGTCGATGGCCGGCATCGCGCGCGAGCTGGGCACCAATCCTGTTTCGCTGCAGGCCCTGACGCGCCAGGCGTGGGGCTGCTCCGTGTTCGGGCGGCTGCGAACGCTGCGGCTGGAACGGGCCCGCGACGCCTTGCTCGATGGCGCCAGTGTCGGAGAAGCCGCCGCCGTCGCCGGCTACGCGGCCGCCACCAATTTCGCCACCGCCTATCGAAAACATTTCGGTACCACGCCACGGCAGGCGGCCCGAACGCGCACCGATTGTGAATTCGTTGCCATGGCCAGGTGA
- a CDS encoding KGG domain-containing protein, protein MAANRSSNNNPQGNNQSTQAKGNSQSGNRGNGQGGGVANRGFASMDPQRQREIAAEGGRAAHASGNAHEFTSEEARRAGALSHKNDGNRQSASAGNGQSGNRGNSQADNSQSAGNQSGNRQGSKGVQGGTPEQHAAAGRQSHKHSR, encoded by the coding sequence ATGGCAGCCAACCGTTCGAGCAACAACAACCCGCAGGGCAACAATCAGTCCACGCAAGCGAAGGGCAACAGCCAGTCGGGCAACCGCGGCAACGGCCAGGGCGGTGGTGTCGCCAATCGCGGCTTCGCATCGATGGACCCGCAGCGCCAGCGCGAAATCGCCGCCGAAGGGGGCCGCGCCGCCCATGCCTCGGGCAATGCGCATGAATTCACTTCCGAAGAGGCGCGCCGCGCCGGCGCGCTGAGCCACAAGAACGACGGCAACCGCCAGAGCGCATCGGCTGGCAACGGCCAGTCGGGCAATCGCGGCAACAGCCAGGCGGACAACAGCCAGTCCGCCGGCAACCAGTCCGGCAACCGGCAGGGTAGCAAGGGTGTGCAGGGCGGCACGCCTGAACAGCACGCCGCCGCCGGGCGCCAGAGCCACAAGCACTCCCGCTGA
- a CDS encoding PQQ-dependent sugar dehydrogenase: MKPIAAVALSLLAVAAPAQNVPIPDPIPGTLPASAVNVTLRPLLSNLAAPVAGAVAPGEPDSLYIVDQVGKIWKAPVGGLGPKKSSAPFLDVGSRLVPLNNRDERGLLGLAFHPDYTSNGRFYLFTSEPAQGLADFSTQPAGVAPVNHSVVSEWRVSNPGSANPVVDPASVRVLMRIDKPQGNHNGGALAFGPDRLLYISLGDGGAGDDQGPGHAPEGNAQSLAPGNVLGKILRIDPLGSNSANGAYGIPADNPFVGRDGADEIFAYGLRNPFRMAFDSEGTLWAGDVGQGAIEEVNHIVSGGNYGWRIKEGSFLFDANGTAGGFVHAASPGAPAGLIDPVAEYDHRDGAGQIVLRQAVIGGFVYAGNSIPQLHGQYVFADYIGNDGTGKLLTLGVRNRVERLIAPKRNPLGIPVLGLAQDAAGEIYVLGNADGTTGGNTGVVLRLGGLR, translated from the coding sequence GTGAAACCCATTGCCGCGGTTGCCCTGTCGCTTCTCGCCGTTGCGGCGCCGGCGCAGAACGTACCGATCCCGGATCCGATTCCCGGCACGCTGCCGGCCAGCGCGGTCAATGTCACGCTGCGGCCGCTGCTGTCCAACCTGGCCGCGCCGGTCGCGGGAGCGGTGGCACCGGGCGAGCCCGACAGCCTGTACATCGTCGACCAGGTCGGCAAGATCTGGAAGGCGCCGGTCGGCGGGTTGGGGCCGAAGAAGTCGTCGGCGCCGTTCCTCGACGTGGGCAGCCGCCTCGTGCCGCTTAACAATCGCGACGAACGGGGCCTGCTGGGTCTGGCGTTCCATCCCGATTACACGAGCAACGGCCGCTTCTACCTGTTCACATCCGAACCGGCGCAGGGGCTGGCCGACTTTTCCACGCAGCCGGCCGGTGTCGCCCCGGTAAACCACAGCGTGGTGTCGGAATGGCGCGTGTCGAACCCGGGCAGCGCGAACCCGGTGGTGGATCCCGCCAGCGTGCGCGTGCTGATGCGCATCGACAAGCCGCAGGGCAACCACAACGGCGGCGCGCTGGCGTTCGGGCCGGACCGGCTGCTGTACATTTCGCTGGGCGACGGCGGCGCCGGCGACGACCAGGGTCCCGGCCATGCGCCCGAGGGCAACGCGCAGAGCCTGGCGCCGGGCAATGTGCTGGGCAAGATCCTGCGGATCGATCCGCTGGGCAGCAATTCCGCCAATGGCGCCTATGGCATCCCGGCCGACAATCCGTTCGTGGGCAGGGATGGCGCGGACGAGATCTTCGCCTATGGCCTGCGCAACCCGTTCCGCATGGCGTTCGACAGCGAGGGCACGCTGTGGGCCGGCGACGTGGGGCAGGGGGCGATCGAGGAAGTCAATCACATCGTTTCCGGCGGCAACTACGGCTGGCGCATCAAGGAGGGCAGCTTCCTGTTCGATGCCAACGGCACGGCGGGCGGCTTCGTCCACGCGGCGAGCCCCGGCGCTCCGGCCGGGCTGATCGACCCGGTGGCCGAGTACGATCACCGCGACGGCGCAGGCCAGATCGTGCTCCGGCAGGCGGTGATCGGCGGCTTCGTCTATGCCGGCAACTCGATCCCGCAATTGCACGGCCAATACGTGTTTGCCGACTATATCGGCAACGACGGCACCGGCAAGCTGCTGACGCTGGGCGTGCGCAACCGGGTCGAGCGGCTGATCGCGCCGAAGCGCAACCCGCTCGGCATTCCGGTGCTGGGCCTGGCGCAGGATGCCGCTGGAGAAATCTATGTGCTGGGCAACGCCGACGGCACCACTGGCGGCAATACCGGCGTGGTATTGCGGCTGGGCGGGTTGCGCTGA
- a CDS encoding ferritin-like domain-containing protein, with the protein MAPIPELRAWARHCLLEADPVVKTDEVARMAAARAAGACALDTAAMLADSPAIPGRPARPELVAPKDVGRRSMATPEGRAMLVHALAHIEFNAVNLALDALWRFTDMPAPYYADWLRVASEEATHFRLLAAHLATLGHGYGDFPGHNSLWEMVAKTRGDVTARMALVPRTLEARGLDAIPPLRAKLAQAGDLAAARILDIILRDEVGHVEIGNRWYGWLCERQGLEPYATYDELVERYKAPVPKGPFNLEARRRAGFSDRELERFA; encoded by the coding sequence ATGGCTCCCATTCCCGAACTGCGCGCCTGGGCGCGCCACTGCCTGCTGGAAGCCGATCCGGTCGTGAAAACCGACGAAGTGGCGCGCATGGCCGCCGCACGGGCTGCCGGCGCCTGCGCGCTGGATACTGCCGCCATGCTGGCCGATTCGCCGGCGATCCCCGGGCGCCCGGCGCGCCCCGAACTGGTGGCGCCGAAGGATGTCGGCCGCCGCTCGATGGCCACGCCCGAAGGGCGCGCCATGCTGGTCCATGCGCTGGCGCACATCGAATTCAATGCCGTCAACCTGGCGCTCGACGCGCTGTGGCGTTTCACGGACATGCCGGCGCCGTACTATGCCGACTGGCTGCGCGTGGCGAGCGAGGAAGCCACGCATTTCCGGCTGCTTGCCGCGCACCTGGCCACGCTCGGCCATGGCTATGGCGATTTTCCCGGCCACAACAGCCTGTGGGAGATGGTGGCGAAAACGCGTGGCGACGTGACGGCGCGGATGGCGCTGGTGCCGCGCACGCTGGAGGCGCGCGGCCTCGATGCGATTCCGCCGCTGCGCGCGAAGCTGGCACAGGCCGGCGATCTCGCCGCCGCGCGAATCCTCGACATCATCCTGCGCGACGAAGTGGGCCACGTGGAAATCGGCAATCGCTGGTACGGCTGGCTGTGCGAGCGGCAGGGGCTGGAACCGTATGCGACGTACGACGAACTGGTGGAGCGCTACAAGGCGCCGGTGCCGAAGGGCCCGTTCAACCTGGAGGCGCGGCGCCGGGCCGGGTTCAGCGACAGGGAGCTGGAACGGTTCGCCTGA
- a CDS encoding sugar MFS transporter yields the protein MAGPNISAGATLDGQASSPASYKSALSLLASLFFIWGFITVINNTLLPHLRSVFELSYTQTTLIESVWFIAYFVASIPSARLIERVGYKKAMVVGLCIMAVGALGMIPAARLPSYVVTLVALFVIACGITLLQVAANPYVAVVGPPATASSRLNLVQAFNSLGTMFAPLFGGYLILGRSTSGTAEAGQVLTQAERLADAQAVQLPYLIVAAVLVLLAVIIARYPLPAMTSRRVSKDERGSHSLWRHRNLVFGIPAIFIYLIAEIGVANLFINFVSQPHIGNLTHESASHYLFLLWGGMMVGRFVGSVLMRSVSAERVLGGAAIGAFVVMLLATFTTGPTAMWALIAVGLFHSVMFPTIFTLGIRGLGPLTEEGAGLLIMAIAGGALVVVQGWLADIYGLQMSFLLTVACELYILFYAAWGAKATNAFPDQQP from the coding sequence GTGGCCGGCCCAAACATTTCCGCAGGCGCGACGCTGGACGGACAGGCATCATCGCCTGCCAGCTATAAGTCGGCGCTCTCGCTGCTCGCGAGCCTGTTCTTCATCTGGGGTTTCATTACCGTCATTAACAACACGCTGCTGCCGCACCTGCGCAGCGTTTTCGAGCTCAGCTATACGCAGACGACGCTGATCGAATCCGTGTGGTTCATCGCGTATTTCGTCGCGTCGATCCCGTCGGCGCGCCTGATCGAACGCGTCGGCTACAAGAAAGCCATGGTGGTCGGCCTGTGCATCATGGCCGTCGGCGCGCTGGGCATGATCCCCGCGGCGCGCCTGCCATCCTACGTGGTGACGCTGGTGGCGCTGTTCGTCATCGCCTGCGGCATCACGCTGCTGCAGGTGGCGGCCAATCCGTACGTGGCCGTGGTGGGCCCGCCGGCAACGGCGTCGTCGCGCCTGAACCTGGTGCAGGCGTTCAATTCCCTGGGCACGATGTTCGCGCCGCTGTTCGGCGGCTACCTGATCCTGGGCCGGTCCACCAGCGGCACCGCCGAGGCGGGCCAGGTGCTGACCCAGGCCGAGCGCCTGGCCGATGCGCAGGCGGTGCAGCTGCCATACCTGATCGTGGCGGCCGTGCTGGTGTTGCTGGCCGTTATCATCGCGCGCTACCCGCTGCCGGCCATGACGTCGCGCCGCGTCTCCAAGGACGAGCGCGGCTCGCATTCGCTGTGGCGCCATCGTAACCTCGTCTTCGGCATCCCGGCGATCTTCATCTACCTGATCGCGGAAATCGGCGTCGCCAACCTGTTCATCAACTTCGTGTCGCAGCCCCACATCGGCAATCTCACGCACGAGAGCGCGTCGCACTACCTGTTCCTGCTGTGGGGCGGCATGATGGTGGGCCGCTTCGTCGGCAGCGTGCTGATGCGTTCGGTGTCGGCCGAGCGCGTGCTGGGCGGCGCCGCCATCGGCGCCTTCGTCGTGATGTTGCTGGCCACGTTCACCACCGGCCCGACCGCAATGTGGGCACTGATCGCCGTGGGCCTGTTCCACTCGGTGATGTTCCCGACCATCTTCACGCTGGGCATCCGCGGCCTGGGCCCGCTGACCGAGGAAGGCGCCGGCCTGCTGATCATGGCGATCGCCGGCGGCGCGCTGGTCGTCGTGCAGGGCTGGCTGGCCGATATCTACGGCCTGCAGATGTCGTTCCTGCTGACCGTGGCGTGCGAGCTGTACATCCTGTTCTATGCCGCATGGGGCGCGAAGGCGACCAACGCGTTCCCGGACCAGCAGCCGTAA
- a CDS encoding NF038132 family protein, giving the protein MKAGQLKATRLLGIAACIAGLAGPGSAAAGGFDNGIPADWQCQGNCGAAGADGDVTLAPGGGTSYGYVTSESGVAGVSLPGVGGVGEATTGSRLLSNLFTAEAGQALDFKFNYVTSDGADYSDYGWARLLDASGAQVALLFTARTSPSGSAVPGFDMPAAAATLTPGQVGIVAGGPTWSPLGADSGDCYDAGCGYTGWVQSSYRIADAGNYYLEFGVTNWDDEEYQSGLAFDGVTLDGVPLPAVPEPATYGMMLGGLGLLAAWRRRAGR; this is encoded by the coding sequence ATGAAAGCTGGACAGTTGAAAGCCACACGCCTGCTGGGAATCGCCGCCTGCATCGCGGGCCTTGCCGGACCCGGTAGCGCCGCCGCGGGAGGATTCGACAACGGCATCCCGGCGGACTGGCAGTGCCAGGGCAACTGCGGCGCCGCCGGCGCGGACGGCGACGTAACACTGGCGCCCGGCGGCGGCACGAGCTACGGCTATGTCACGAGCGAATCGGGCGTCGCCGGCGTCTCGCTGCCCGGCGTGGGCGGCGTGGGCGAAGCGACCACCGGCAGCCGCCTGCTGTCGAATCTGTTCACGGCCGAGGCCGGCCAGGCGCTGGACTTCAAGTTCAACTATGTGACTTCGGATGGCGCCGATTACAGCGATTACGGCTGGGCGCGGCTGCTGGACGCCAGCGGCGCACAGGTCGCGCTGCTGTTCACGGCCCGCACTTCGCCATCCGGCAGCGCGGTGCCCGGCTTCGACATGCCCGCCGCCGCGGCCACGCTGACGCCGGGCCAGGTCGGCATCGTCGCCGGCGGCCCCACCTGGAGCCCGCTCGGCGCCGATTCGGGCGATTGCTATGACGCCGGTTGCGGCTACACCGGCTGGGTGCAGTCGTCGTACCGGATCGCCGACGCGGGCAATTACTACCTGGAATTCGGCGTGACGAACTGGGACGACGAGGAGTACCAGTCCGGCCTGGCGTTCGACGGCGTCACGCTAGACGGCGTGCCACTGCCGGCCGTGCCGGAGCCGGCCACGTATGGCATGATGCTGGGCGGCCTGGGGCTGCTGGCCGCATGGCGCCGGCGCGCGGGGCGGTAA
- a CDS encoding DUF1624 domain-containing protein has translation MNHPNRIASIDIARGIVMLLMTVDHVRETFFLQHQVGDPMDVAATDPALFFSRLAAHFCAPMFVFLTGLSAWLYAHPPAGPRDATGFLVKRGLLLIGLEITVVNFAWTGTLAPSTVYLQVMWAIGLSMLALALLHRLPLAVIGVLGAAIVAGHDALHFMPEPGSLAAAAWTVLEQRGFLLEEPVRVKVSYPLLAWIGVILLGYAAGPLYARGTPPALRRRRLLAIGAGCLALLAVLRGVDVYGEPAQWTMHAQPLLTAMSFVNFTKYPPSLDFVLLTLGAGTIVLAFVERPLRWTGIAAVFGGAPLFYYLLHLYALLVLQRLAAFVLDVPRADAGHVWQVWLIAALLAAVLYWPTRRFARYKRSSGKAWVKYF, from the coding sequence ATGAACCACCCGAACCGGATCGCCTCGATCGACATCGCGCGCGGCATCGTCATGCTGCTGATGACGGTCGATCACGTGCGCGAAACCTTTTTCCTCCAGCACCAGGTCGGCGACCCGATGGACGTTGCCGCCACCGACCCGGCGCTGTTCTTTTCGCGGCTGGCCGCGCACTTCTGCGCGCCGATGTTCGTGTTTCTCACCGGCCTGTCGGCGTGGCTGTACGCGCACCCGCCGGCCGGCCCGCGCGACGCCACCGGCTTCCTCGTCAAGCGCGGCCTGCTGCTGATCGGGCTGGAGATCACCGTCGTCAACTTCGCATGGACCGGCACCCTGGCGCCATCGACCGTGTACCTGCAGGTGATGTGGGCGATCGGCCTGTCGATGCTGGCGCTCGCGCTGCTGCACAGGCTGCCGCTGGCCGTGATCGGCGTGCTGGGCGCGGCGATCGTCGCCGGCCACGATGCGCTGCACTTCATGCCCGAGCCGGGCAGCCTGGCGGCCGCCGCATGGACCGTTCTCGAACAGCGCGGCTTCCTGCTGGAAGAGCCCGTGCGTGTGAAGGTCAGCTATCCGCTGCTTGCCTGGATCGGCGTGATCCTGCTCGGCTATGCCGCCGGCCCGCTGTACGCCCGCGGCACGCCGCCGGCACTACGCCGCCGCCGGCTGCTGGCGATCGGCGCCGGCTGCCTGGCGCTGCTGGCCGTGCTGCGCGGCGTCGACGTCTACGGAGAACCGGCGCAGTGGACAATGCATGCGCAGCCGCTGCTGACGGCAATGTCGTTCGTCAACTTCACCAAGTACCCCCCATCGCTGGACTTCGTGCTGCTGACGCTGGGCGCCGGCACCATCGTGCTGGCGTTCGTGGAGCGGCCGCTGCGCTGGACCGGCATCGCCGCCGTGTTCGGCGGCGCCCCGCTGTTCTACTACCTGCTGCACCTGTATGCACTGCTGGTGCTGCAGCGGCTCGCCGCCTTCGTGCTGGATGTGCCGCGCGCCGATGCCGGCCACGTTTGGCAGGTGTGGCTCATCGCGGCGCTGCTGGCGGCCGTGCTGTACTGGCCGACCCGCCGGTTCGCGCGGTACAAGCGCAGCAGCGGCAAGGCGTGGGTCAAATATTTTTGA